The Deltaproteobacteria bacterium genome window below encodes:
- a CDS encoding HesA/MoeB/ThiF family protein, whose protein sequence is MAWTDQDILRYSRNILLEEIGPSGQEKLFSSSALVVGAGGLGSPALLYLASAGVGRIGIIDGDRVDLSNLNRQWIHRETAVGRAKTASAAESLREFRSDLRVETHEEALTPANALDIFTRYDVAIDGSDNFPTKYLCNDAALLSKVPLVHAGALRFGGQILSVIPGRGPCLRCLLPEIPPRKDAPNCSESGILGAAAGVIGSWQAAEALKILLGIGDPLSGRLLVIDTLEATVTKLSVHRDPACPSCGDSPRIRAPLSALDYSLERSCAT, encoded by the coding sequence ATGGCGTGGACAGACCAAGACATCCTTCGATACAGCCGTAATATCCTCCTGGAGGAGATCGGTCCGTCCGGTCAGGAAAAGCTTTTCTCGTCCTCGGCGCTCGTGGTCGGCGCCGGCGGCCTCGGCTCGCCCGCTCTTCTCTATCTCGCGTCGGCCGGAGTGGGCCGTATCGGAATCATCGACGGAGACAGGGTGGATCTGTCGAACCTGAACCGCCAGTGGATCCATCGGGAAACCGCGGTGGGGCGGGCGAAAACTGCATCAGCCGCGGAATCGTTGCGGGAGTTCCGATCCGATCTCCGGGTGGAAACGCATGAAGAGGCGTTGACGCCGGCGAACGCCCTGGACATTTTTACGCGCTACGACGTGGCTATCGACGGCAGCGACAATTTCCCGACGAAATACCTTTGCAACGACGCCGCCCTTCTTTCGAAGGTCCCCCTCGTCCACGCGGGAGCATTGAGGTTCGGCGGGCAGATCCTTTCCGTGATCCCCGGGCGCGGTCCGTGCCTTCGTTGCCTTCTCCCCGAAATACCTCCCCGCAAGGACGCGCCTAACTGCTCCGAATCGGGAATCCTCGGCGCGGCGGCGGGAGTCATCGGCTCCTGGCAGGCGGCGGAGGCGCTGAAAATCCTGCTCGGAATCGGCGACCCGCTGTCCGGAAGACTGCTGGTCATCGATACGCTCGAAGCGACCGTAACGAAACTTTCGGTGCACAGGGACCCGGCCTGTCCCTCCTGCGGCGATTCCCCCCGGATCCGCGCACCGCTTTCGGCACTTGACTACTCGCTGGAACGGAGCTGCGCGACATGA
- the larE gene encoding ATP-dependent sacrificial sulfur transferase LarE translates to MRSSPENPQKETPAGTPEAKWESLLASLREMGSAVIAFSGGVDSTFLLHAARTALGNRVLAVTATSPTYPKSERDEAERIALEWDVPHRFVESNELEIPGFSSNPPDRCYHCKKELFGILAGIAREEGLAVVCDGSNTDDLNDYRPGRRAAKELGVRSPLLENGIGKEEIRTLSRRFDLPTASKGSFACLSSRFPYGTGITGEALQRVEACEEILRGFGFRQFRVRVHGTVARIEVGTDEIPRLFEEKISNAVHEGFRRNGFLYVSVDLKGYRTGSMNEGGIASGQLPDSELL, encoded by the coding sequence ATGCGCTCCTCTCCTGAAAATCCGCAGAAAGAGACCCCGGCCGGGACCCCGGAAGCGAAGTGGGAATCGCTGCTCGCATCTCTGCGGGAGATGGGCTCCGCAGTGATCGCCTTCAGCGGCGGCGTCGACAGCACGTTTCTCCTGCACGCCGCCCGCACCGCGCTCGGAAACCGCGTATTGGCCGTAACCGCCACTTCCCCGACTTACCCGAAATCGGAGCGGGACGAGGCGGAAAGGATCGCCCTGGAATGGGATGTCCCACATCGGTTCGTGGAATCGAACGAACTGGAGATACCCGGTTTTTCCTCCAACCCGCCGGACCGGTGCTACCACTGCAAGAAGGAACTGTTCGGGATCCTCGCCGGGATCGCGCGCGAGGAAGGGCTCGCCGTCGTTTGCGACGGCTCCAACACCGACGACCTGAACGACTACCGTCCCGGCCGCCGTGCCGCGAAGGAGCTGGGCGTCCGCAGCCCATTGCTGGAGAACGGGATCGGGAAGGAGGAGATCCGGACCTTAAGCCGCCGGTTCGACCTTCCGACCGCGTCGAAAGGGTCGTTCGCATGCCTCTCTTCCCGCTTCCCTTACGGGACCGGGATCACAGGTGAAGCGTTGCAACGCGTCGAGGCGTGCGAGGAGATCCTGCGCGGCTTCGGTTTCCGCCAGTTCCGCGTCCGTGTCCACGGGACGGTCGCCCGAATCGAGGTGGGAACGGACGAGATCCCTCGCCTGTTCGAGGAGAAAATATCTAACGCCGTACATGAGGGTTTCCGCCGGAACGGCTTCCTCTACGTCTCCGTGGACCTCAAAGGTTATCGTACCGGTTCTATGAACGAAGGCGGAATCGCAAGCGGCCAACTGCCCGATTCGGAACTCCTTTAA
- a CDS encoding transcriptional regulator: MDIRPIRTKADYRRTLKEIETLMDAAPHSVKGERLDVLVALVEAYERKHYPLELPDPVEAIKFRMEQLGLTPKDLEPMIGRRNRVYEVLNRKRPLTMKMAWRLHCELGIPAESLIRPPADYRAA, from the coding sequence ATGGACATCCGGCCTATCAGGACCAAAGCGGACTACCGGCGGACGTTAAAAGAAATAGAGACGCTCATGGACGCCGCTCCGCACAGCGTGAAGGGGGAGCGTCTCGACGTTCTGGTCGCACTGGTCGAGGCGTATGAGAGGAAGCATTACCCGCTGGAGCTACCCGATCCGGTCGAGGCGATCAAGTTCCGGATGGAGCAGCTGGGACTAACCCCCAAAGACCTGGAGCCGATGATCGGCCGGCGCAACCGCGTGTACGAGGTGTTGAACCGGAAGCGTCCGTTGACGATGAAGATGGCCTGGCGACTCCACTGCGAACTTGGCATTCCGGCCGAGAGCCTGATTCGGCCACCAGCGGATTACAGGGCGGCGTGA
- a CDS encoding type II toxin-antitoxin system HigB family toxin: MRVIALSTLKKFWDDAPAFMDAREPALAWYRHVLKADWASPADVKRDFAKASILKSGRVVFNIAGNKYRVVVWINYPYRIVYVRFIGTHAQYDAIDAQTV; the protein is encoded by the coding sequence ATGCGGGTCATCGCTCTCTCGACGCTGAAGAAGTTCTGGGACGATGCCCCGGCCTTCATGGACGCCCGAGAGCCGGCCTTGGCGTGGTACCGGCATGTCCTGAAGGCGGACTGGGCTTCCCCGGCGGACGTGAAGAGGGACTTCGCGAAGGCGAGCATCCTCAAGAGCGGGCGGGTCGTCTTCAACATCGCCGGTAACAAGTACCGGGTCGTTGTCTGGATCAACTACCCGTACCGGATCGTCTATGTACGGTTCATCGGGACGCACGCACAGTACGACGCGATCGACGCGCAAACGGTGTGA